CTCCATATAGCCTGAAACATTAACTAGACCACTAATATGAAGATGACCAACAGGAGGTAAATTTTTATTAACTCCAGAACCTGGTTTTAAAGGTCCATCATTAACACTAATTGAACCTACACTATTACTTTTACCTAAGCTTGCATCAATAGCAAGAATAAAAGGGTTGGGATAAGTTTTTTCAATATCTTCTAATTTTTTTTCTAAGTTAGTAGCATGAATAGGGGATTCCAATGACCCTAAGACCTTTATATTTTCATTAAATCTAAAGTTAGCTAGCTTAGAGCCAATGAGTGGTCCTAAAGAATCACCAGTAGATCTATCTGTTCCAATACATATAATTATTAATTGTTGTCGTTCAGGGTTGTATCTATTTTGTAATTTTCTATTGATTATTTTTTTAAGATTAGAAATGGCTAATGGGTCATCTATATGTACTCTATTTTTAGTTAATAATTCTTTTCTACTCAAGCCAATAGAAGAGATTTCCTTAGCGGAAGAGTTAAGCATTTCTTCTTTTGAAAATGATTTATTCTCTTTTATATCCATTTTATCCACCACTTTTTAAGTTTATAGTATATTCTTTCTCGTATAATATAGTATTCTTTAGTACAAGGAAATGATACAAAACTCACACTGTAAATTTTTACCTAAATTTATTTTCTAACCTCCTCATATAAATTAATAGGGGAGTGAGTGAATTGAGGAGAAATAATAGTTTTAGGGTAGCTGTAACATATATTGGAGCTATTATAGGAGCAGGATTTGCTTCAGGTCAAGAAATACTTCATTTTTTTGTGACTTATGGTAATAGAGGTTTAATGGGGGTTTTATTGTCTGGGTTGTTATTTAGCTTTTTAGGTGTTATCATTATCTATATAAGCTCCAAATTGAACTGTAATAGCTATAAAGAATTGTTTTACACTATAGGTGGCAATAAAATTGGATTTTTAGCTGATATAACCCTAACTTTATTTCTACTAGGTAGTTTAATTGTAATGCTAGCAGGAAGTAAGGAGATATGTAATGAATTATTTAATTATAAAGTTAATATTGGCTTAATAGCTACCCTGTTAATAGTAATCTGGACTAATTATTATGGATTAGAAGGAATTATGAGTTTGAATTTTATTTTAATACCAATATTAGTTATTATAACAATTATTATTACAGGAAATTTAATAGCTGGTTTTCATTTAGACCAGATAGAAAATTATTTTAGTTTAGACTGGATAATTTCATCTTTAATTTACACCGGATATAACTTTGTTCTTTCTATGACAGTCTTGATTCCTTTAACAGAAGGGATTAAAAAAACAGATTTATTTAGTGGTATTTTTCTTGGTGGAATACTGTTAGGTTTCTTAGCTTTTCTAATTGCTTATACATTAAATCAATTTTATCCTCAAGTAAGCAATAGCCAGATCCCACTTTTAGAAATAATATTTAATTATCAACCTAAATTATATTATGTATATTCTATAACTTTGTGGTTGGCTATGTTGACTACTGCTACTTGTAATTTATATGCTTTAACTAAGCGACTTACTTTAAGTATAAGGTTATCTGAGAAGAAGATCATATTAATGATTGTATTATTTATACTTCCTTTTATAAAGTTACCTTTTTCTAGCTTGGTTGAATTTATTTATCCCCAGATAGGTAAATTAAGCTTAGGTTTATTTTTATTATTATTTATTAATTACTTTATGAAATTTATAATTAGAAGTTAATATAGTAGTTTTGAATTAAAGTTTTGAGAAAAGGGGAATTGTACGTATGAAAAATTTACGACCTACTTGGTTAGAGATAGATTTAAATGCATTAAAGCATAATATAAGAGAAGTTAGAAGTAAATTAGACAATAGCACAGATATTATGGCTATTGTTAAAGCAAATGCTTATGGGCATGGTACTGTTGAAATAGCTAAAGCTGCACTTTATGAAGGTATAAATTGGTTTGGAGTAGCTACAGTAGCAGAGGGAATTGAGTTGCGTAATGCTGGAATAGATGCTAATATTTTAGTTTTAGGTACTTTGCTTAACGAACAGATTGATAATATAGTTAAATATAATTTAACTCCTACTGTTTATGATTATAATTTGGCCAAGGAACTATCAAAATTAGGTAAAGATATAAAAATACATATAAAAATAGATACTGGAATGGGGCGGATTGGCTTTTTACCCAAAAATGCTAAAGAAGAAATAAAAAGGATTTTTAATTTACCTAATATAAAAATAGAAGGTTTATTTACTCATTTTGCAAAAGCTGATACAGATAAAAATTATACATTAAAGCAACTAAAGAGATTAAATAAATTGATTAAAACTTTAGAAGAAGATGATATAAGAATACCGATAATCCATAGTTCAAATAGTGCTGCTATTATTAATTTTCCGGAAGCCCATTACAATTTAGTTAGAATGGGGATAATCCTCTATGGATTATATCCTGATAATAGATTAGTAGATAAGTTGAATTTAAAGCCAGTATTAAGTTGGAAGGCAAAGCTTGTTCATGTTAAAGAAATAGAAAAAGGACGAGGAATTAGTTATGGTTGTACTTATATTACTAAATCTAAAACTAAGGTAGGTACTTTACCAGTAGGATATCATGATGGTTATTCAAGGTCTTTATCTGCTAAAGCAGAAGTCTTATTTAATGGAAATAGGTCTCCAGTAATTGGGACAATATGTATGGATCAAATGATGATTGATTTGACAGGATTAGATGCTAAAGCTGGTGATATAGTGACTCTAATAGGTAAAGATAAAGAAGAAGAGGTTAGTGTAAATGAGTTAGCTACTAAGCTAGATACAATTAATTATGAAATAATTAGTAGAATTGCTCCAAGAGTTCCTAGAGTTTTTTATGAGAATGGAGAAATAATTGCAATTAAGGAGGGATAAATATAATGAATAATACTACTGTAAGGTTTCAGGAATTATGGGGAGAATTTTTAGATAGAATTTTGAACCCAGATTTATTAGCTAAGGTTGGTTTAGGATTTTTACAATTAGCAGGTATTTTAATAGCAGGAAAGATGTTTTTAAGATTAGGGAATTTTGTTATTGACCGCTTATTTGAAGAGAAAGAAGCATATGAAAGTAATGTGAAAAGGAGAAATAAAACCTTAAAGATAGTTCTTAAAAGTGCTTTAAGATATATCTTATATTTTATTGGTGGAGCAACAGCTTTAGAAGTAGTAGGTGTACCTATTGCTCCTATTTTAGCTGGAGCAGGAGTAGTTGGACTAGCTGTAGGTTTTGGTGCTCAAAACTTAGTTCGAGATGTTATAACTGGATTTTTCATCCTATTTGAAAGACAGTTTTCTGTAGGAGATTATATTAAAATATCAGACATAGATGGTATTGTACAAGAGATTGGACTGAGGGTAACTAAAGTTAAGAATTTTGATGGCGATTTACATATTATCCCAAATGGAAAAATAGAACAAGTGACAAATCTTAGTTCAGAAGCAAGAAGGGTAGTAGTTGATGCTCCAATTGATTATGGACAAGATATTGCAGAAGTAATTAATATACTCAAAGAACTATCTAAGGAATTAAAAGCAGAGTATTCAGTGATTAAAGAAGGACCAACAGTACAAGGTGTACAAGAGTTGGCTGGTTCTAGTGTTAATATTAGGATAATTGCAATGGTGGAGCCAATGGAATCATGGCAGATGGGAAGAATTATGAGACAAAGAATTAAGGAAAGATTTGATGAGAAGGGAATTGATATTCCATATAATCATCTAGTATTAATTAATAAGGAAGATTAAGTTTAAGGTTAGATATCTAACCTTAAACTTTTCTTTTCTATCTTGAAATTTGTATTAATTATTTATATACTGATAGATAGATTATAATGATTTGTATTTATTTAAATAATTTAGGAGGTGTAAGAATGAAGTTTTCTGTTGGTGAAATTGTTCAATTTAGAAAAAAACATCCTTGTGGAGAGGATAGATGGGAAATCTTACGAACAGGAATGGATTTTAGAATAAAATGTTTAGAGTGTGGTAGAGTTATTATGCTCTCGCGTCCTAAATTTGAAAAGAGTGTTAAAAAGAAAGTAACTAGCCACTAGCTAATGCTAGTAGCTAAAAGCTAAATTATAAAGGGGATGTTTAAGTAAAATGGGAATGAAATGTGGAATTGTTGGGTTACCAAATGTAGGTAAGTCGACATTATTTAATGCGATTACAGAAGCAGGAGCAGAATCTGCTAATTATCCATTCTGTACAATTGATCCTAATATTGGGATTGTAGAGGTTCCAGACCAAAGATTGGACAAGTTAACAGAAGTAATAGACCCTAAGAAGGAGGTTCCTACAGCAATTGAATTTGTTGATATTGCTGGTTTGGTTAAGGGAGCTAGTAAGGGAGAAGGTTTAGGTAATAAATTTTTAGGTAATATTCGTGAAGTAGATGCTATTGTACATGTAGTACGTTGTTTTGAAGATGAAAATATTACCCATGTTGAAGGTGGAGTAGATCCTTTAAGAGATATAGAAATTATAGATTTAGAACTTATATTAGCTGATTTAGATAGTGTTAATAAGAAGAAAGATCGGACTGAGAAAATGCTTAAAACAGGAGATAAAATTTATAAAGAACAGATGGCTGTTTTAGAGAAATTATCTCCTATATTAGAAGATGGTAAACCTGCTAGAAGTGCTGGTTTATCTGAAGATGAAGAAAAATTAATTAGAGATTTAAATTTATTAACTTTAAAGCCAGTCCTTTATGCAGCAAATGTATCTGAAGATGAGATTGGAAAAGAAGATAATGAATTAGTAGCTAAAGTTAGAGAAAAAGCATCAGAAGAAGAAGCAAAGGTTGTTACAATTAGTGCACGTATAGAAGCTGAAATTGCTGAATTAGATGGAGAAGAAAAAGAGATGTTCTTAGAAGAGTTAGGTATAAAAGAGTCGGGTCTGGATAAATTAATTAGAGCTGGATATGAATTACTAGGTTTAATAACATATTTTACTGCTGGAGAGAAAGAAGTTAGAGCTTGGACTGTTAAAAGAGGTGCTACAGCCCCAGAAGCTGCTGGAGTCATTCATACTGATATGCAAAGAGGATTTATCAAAGCTGAAGTAGTTAGCTATGAAGATTTAATTGCAGCAGGTTCTTTTGCTAAAGCAAGAGAAGCAGGAACTTTGAGATTAGAAGGAAAAGATTATATAGTTGAAGATGGAGATGTATGTTACTTTAAATTTAATGTATAATTAATTGTTAGCTAAAGCTAAAAAACTAAATAAAAAATGGTTGCAATGTAGTTGAACAAGTGTTATAATTTATTATGTTATTCCATGCTCCGTGAGGGGCCATTGACCAAATGGGGAGGTGAAAGAGATGAGAAAATATGAAACTATATTTATTGTAAAACCTGATTTAGGAGAAGAAGCTACTGAAGCAGTAGTAGAGAAAATGACTACTTTAATTGCTGATAATGGTGGTGAAGTAGCTAATACTGATAAATGGGGAACAAAAGAGTTGGCTTATGAGATTAATGACTATACTACTGGATATTACACAGTAATTAATTTCACAGGTGAGCCAGCAACTATTGAAGAGTTAGAAAGAATTTATAAACTTGATGATAATGTCCTTCGTTATTTAATTTTAAGAAACGAATAATCAACTAAGGTGGTGTTTTAATTTGCTTAATAAAGTTATTCTAATAGGCCGGTTAGGGGCAGACCCTGAATTAAGGTATACTCCTAATGGTACAGCGGTATGTAACTTTAGTTTAGCTGTTGAACGGGATTATACGAATCAGCAAGGTGAAAGAGATGTAGATTGGGTTGATATTGTTGTTTGGAGAAAGCAAGCAGAAACATGTGCAAACCACCTAGAAAAAGGAAGATTAGTTGCAGTTGAAGGAAGATTACAAGTTCGTTATTATGAAACAAATGAGGGACAGAGAAGAAAAGTTACAGAGATTGTAGCTAATAGTGTTAGATTTTTGGATTGGTCTAGCAATAATAATAGAAATAATAACAGTAACACTAACAGTAATAATAATACTAATAGCAATAATAATATGCAATCTATGGAAGAAGATATAGAGGTCCCTTTTTAAAATTAGAAAAGGAGGGAAAATAAATGGCGCGCGGAAGAAGAAGAAAATCATGTGATTTTTGTGTTAATAAAGTAGATAAAATCGATTATAAAAAAGTTAAATTTTTACGTAAATATATTACTGATCGCGGGAAAATATTACCAAGAAGAATTTCTGGTAACTGTGCAAAACATCAAAGAGAACTAACTACAGCAATTAAAAGAGCAAGAAATATTGCTTTATTACCTTATAAAATTGACTAAAACAGAAGGGGGCATTTTTGTGCCTCCTTTTATTTTTTAACTATGCAGGAAAAAATAACCTTAAAGTAGAATTAGATTATTGATATTTTTATTAGGGGGTTCCTGATGAAGAAGTTTAAAGCTATAGAAGGTTCTATAACTAAGAACCTAAAAATAATTGAATGGCTAAAAAGTGAATTGCTTGCTAATATATCTTTGTTATTTAGAGTTATGATTAAGCAAAATGAAACTAAATTATTAGAAATTTTAACAAATATAATTATGTCTACTTATTTATTGGCTAAAAGGTTAGGTTATTCTTTTGATCAATTAGATAGGAAGTTAGAAAAGCAGATAGAGGTAAATATTAATAATAAGCATCAAATAGAAGCATGGTATGGTGATTTAAGTGAGTTATTAGAACACTTAAAAGACCGGAATTAAGAGGTGGTCTATGTGCAAACAAAGGCAATAGTAGAAGGAGCTTTATTAACAGGAATTACAGTGATATTAGTCTTTTTGGGTTCTATTCTTCCTTTTATAGGAATTATAGCTCCTTTACCCTTAATTATATTATCTGTAAGATGGGAAACAAAAGTAAGTATAATGAGTAGTTTACTAGTAGCGGTCATTCTAGGTATATTAATGAATCCTATGATGTTGGTGATTTCCCTATTATCAACTGGATTAATAGGAGTTAGTATGGGAGCTGCTTTTGAAGAAGATTTTTCTCCTAAAGCAATTGTAATGGTAGGAACTATTGCTACAGTAGTGTCATTATTACTAATTTTAGCTGTTAATACCTACATATTAGATATAGATATATTTAAAGAGATAGAAGGTATATTTGATCTGTCTTCAGATATTTATAAACAACTTGGCGTTTCTGAGCAGTATATGACTCAATTTAATCAGATATTTTCTCAATTAATTAATTTAATAAAGGTTGTCTTTCCAGCACTATTTTTATTAGTGGGGCTTTTTACTGCTGTTATTAATTATTATTTTAGTGTTAAAATATTAGATAGAATAGGATATAATTATAAATTTTTCTTTTCATTAAGGAAACTCAGATATTCTAAGTATTTAGCAGTTATTTATATATTATTTCGCTTATTATTATCATTATCTAAGGAAGAGATATTGATAGTATTCATACAAAATTCTTTAATTATTATAAATTTTATGATTTTATTTGAAGGTTTAGCAGTTGTCTATTCTTACTTTGTTAAGAAAAAAGTGAAAAATTCACTAATTATTCTAATTGTAATTTTCTTTTTACCTTTTGTTAGTCAGATCTTTTTTATTATAGGATTTTTCGATCTCTGGATTGATTTTCGCAAATTAGATAAAAGTTAATTTCATGTTATTAATAGTTTATTGTCATAGAGTAGTCTTTATTATATAATAAGAGATAATGGAGGGGTATTATGAAAGTTATCTTAGAAAAGAATGTTAAAGGATTAGGTAAAAAAGGAGAGATTGTTGAAGCTTCTGATGGACATGCACGTAATTATTTAATTCCACGTGGATTAGCTAAAAAAGCTAATGAAGGAAATGTTCATAATTTAAAGCAGAAGAAGAAAGCTAAGAAGCGCCAGGCAAGAAGAGAATTAGAGGAAGCCAAAGAAAAAGCTAAAAAATTAGAAAATAAAATTTTTACTATTAAAGTAAAGGCAGGAGATAATGGGCGGTTATTTGGTTCAGTAACTTCTAAAGATATAGCAAATAAAATTAAGAAAGAAATTGGAGAAAAGATCGATAAAAGAAAAATAGAACTTGCTGATAATATTAGAACTTTAGGAACTAAAAAGGTTAGTATCAAGTTACATAAAGGTGTAACTGCAAAAGTAAAGATAAAGGTAACTGAAGCCTAAAATTAGAAAGGTGATCTTATGGTGCAAAAGCAAAATAAAGATCAAAAAGAGCAGTTAAAAAATAAAATAACTGCTCTTTTTGATCTTTTATCTGAATTATATGGAACAGAAAGATTACTATTGAAAGCAGGAAAATTAGACATATTAGATATATTAGAATCTGAAGAAATAGAAGATCAGTTAATTGCTTTACAAAAAATTGTTTTTGATCATCCGATGTTAGATAAAGTTCCAGAAGATTTTTCTAAGAGATTAGAACTTGTTAATGAGTTAGAAGATAATTTAGTTGAAAATTTGTCTAAAAAATTAGTTAAAGAAAACTTGGAAAAAAAGATTAATAAAAAGTTAGAATTAAGACATCAAGAATATATTAAAGAAATTAAAGAAGAAATAATTAAAGAAGAGTCTCAAGAAGATACTGTGGATAATCCTGCTAACTTAAAGAAGTATATTGAGCTAGAGTCTTTAGAAGAAAAGGGACTAAATGTTTCAGCCACTAATTTACTAAGACCTCAATCTTTGGAAGAAATTGTTGGACAGGAAAGAGGGATTAAAGCATTATTGGCTAAATTAGTGTCTCCTTATCCTCAGCATATTATTATTCATGGACCACCAGGTGTAGGTAAGACAACGGCTGCTCGTTTAGTATTAAATATGGCTAAAAAAATGAAAGAAACTCCTTTTCATACAGATTCCAAATTTGTTGAAGTTGATGCTACAACTTTACGTTGGGATCCTCGCGAAGTAACAAATCCATTACTGGGTTCTGTTCATGATCCGATTTATCAAGGTGCTAAGGGTAAATTAGCTCAAGAAGGAATACCGGAACCAAAGTTAGGTCTAGTTACTAAAGCTCATGGTGGAGTTTTATTTATAGACGAAATTGGTGAATTAGATCCTATCTTACAGAATAAATTATTAAAAGTTTTAGAGGATAAAAGAGTAAATTTTGATTCTTCTTACTATGATCCAGATGATGAAAATGTTCCTCAATATATAAGAAAATTATTTACGGATGGAGCTCCTGCAGATTTTATTTTGATAGGAGCAACTACAAGAAGTCCCCAAGATTTAAATCCAGCGCTACGTTCTAGAACTACTAGTATATTTTTTGAACCATTAACTAAAGATGATATAATTAAGATAGTTAATCAAGCTGTAAGTAAGTTGGATATAAAAGTATCTGATGGAGTTGCAGAACTAATTAGCCAATATACTATCCAAGGAAGACAAGCTGTT
This DNA window, taken from Orenia marismortui DSM 5156, encodes the following:
- the yyaC gene encoding spore protease YyaC, whose product is MDIKENKSFSKEEMLNSSAKEISSIGLSRKELLTKNRVHIDDPLAISNLKKIINRKLQNRYNPERQQLIIICIGTDRSTGDSLGPLIGSKLANFRFNENIKVLGSLESPIHATNLEKKLEDIEKTYPNPFILAIDASLGKSNSVGSISVNDGPLKPGSGVNKNLPPVGHLHISGLVNVSGYMEYFVLQSTRLSLVIKMSKIISCSLFHQLRSYNK
- a CDS encoding YkvI family membrane protein codes for the protein MSELRRNNSFRVAVTYIGAIIGAGFASGQEILHFFVTYGNRGLMGVLLSGLLFSFLGVIIIYISSKLNCNSYKELFYTIGGNKIGFLADITLTLFLLGSLIVMLAGSKEICNELFNYKVNIGLIATLLIVIWTNYYGLEGIMSLNFILIPILVIITIIITGNLIAGFHLDQIENYFSLDWIISSLIYTGYNFVLSMTVLIPLTEGIKKTDLFSGIFLGGILLGFLAFLIAYTLNQFYPQVSNSQIPLLEIIFNYQPKLYYVYSITLWLAMLTTATCNLYALTKRLTLSIRLSEKKIILMIVLFILPFIKLPFSSLVEFIYPQIGKLSLGLFLLLFINYFMKFIIRS
- the alr gene encoding alanine racemase, giving the protein MKNLRPTWLEIDLNALKHNIREVRSKLDNSTDIMAIVKANAYGHGTVEIAKAALYEGINWFGVATVAEGIELRNAGIDANILVLGTLLNEQIDNIVKYNLTPTVYDYNLAKELSKLGKDIKIHIKIDTGMGRIGFLPKNAKEEIKRIFNLPNIKIEGLFTHFAKADTDKNYTLKQLKRLNKLIKTLEEDDIRIPIIHSSNSAAIINFPEAHYNLVRMGIILYGLYPDNRLVDKLNLKPVLSWKAKLVHVKEIEKGRGISYGCTYITKSKTKVGTLPVGYHDGYSRSLSAKAEVLFNGNRSPVIGTICMDQMMIDLTGLDAKAGDIVTLIGKDKEEEVSVNELATKLDTINYEIISRIAPRVPRVFYENGEIIAIKEG
- a CDS encoding mechanosensitive ion channel family protein — protein: MNNTTVRFQELWGEFLDRILNPDLLAKVGLGFLQLAGILIAGKMFLRLGNFVIDRLFEEKEAYESNVKRRNKTLKIVLKSALRYILYFIGGATALEVVGVPIAPILAGAGVVGLAVGFGAQNLVRDVITGFFILFERQFSVGDYIKISDIDGIVQEIGLRVTKVKNFDGDLHIIPNGKIEQVTNLSSEARRVVVDAPIDYGQDIAEVINILKELSKELKAEYSVIKEGPTVQGVQELAGSSVNIRIIAMVEPMESWQMGRIMRQRIKERFDEKGIDIPYNHLVLINKED
- a CDS encoding DUF951 domain-containing protein — encoded protein: MKFSVGEIVQFRKKHPCGEDRWEILRTGMDFRIKCLECGRVIMLSRPKFEKSVKKKVTSH
- the ychF gene encoding redox-regulated ATPase YchF, with the translated sequence MGMKCGIVGLPNVGKSTLFNAITEAGAESANYPFCTIDPNIGIVEVPDQRLDKLTEVIDPKKEVPTAIEFVDIAGLVKGASKGEGLGNKFLGNIREVDAIVHVVRCFEDENITHVEGGVDPLRDIEIIDLELILADLDSVNKKKDRTEKMLKTGDKIYKEQMAVLEKLSPILEDGKPARSAGLSEDEEKLIRDLNLLTLKPVLYAANVSEDEIGKEDNELVAKVREKASEEEAKVVTISARIEAEIAELDGEEKEMFLEELGIKESGLDKLIRAGYELLGLITYFTAGEKEVRAWTVKRGATAPEAAGVIHTDMQRGFIKAEVVSYEDLIAAGSFAKAREAGTLRLEGKDYIVEDGDVCYFKFNV
- the rpsF gene encoding 30S ribosomal protein S6, which encodes MRKYETIFIVKPDLGEEATEAVVEKMTTLIADNGGEVANTDKWGTKELAYEINDYTTGYYTVINFTGEPATIEELERIYKLDDNVLRYLILRNE
- a CDS encoding single-stranded DNA-binding protein; protein product: MLNKVILIGRLGADPELRYTPNGTAVCNFSLAVERDYTNQQGERDVDWVDIVVWRKQAETCANHLEKGRLVAVEGRLQVRYYETNEGQRRKVTEIVANSVRFLDWSSNNNRNNNSNTNSNNNTNSNNNMQSMEEDIEVPF
- the rpsR gene encoding 30S ribosomal protein S18 produces the protein MARGRRRKSCDFCVNKVDKIDYKKVKFLRKYITDRGKILPRRISGNCAKHQRELTTAIKRARNIALLPYKID
- a CDS encoding MazG-like family protein; translation: MKKFKAIEGSITKNLKIIEWLKSELLANISLLFRVMIKQNETKLLEILTNIIMSTYLLAKRLGYSFDQLDRKLEKQIEVNINNKHQIEAWYGDLSELLEHLKDRN
- a CDS encoding DUF2232 domain-containing protein, with translation MQTKAIVEGALLTGITVILVFLGSILPFIGIIAPLPLIILSVRWETKVSIMSSLLVAVILGILMNPMMLVISLLSTGLIGVSMGAAFEEDFSPKAIVMVGTIATVVSLLLILAVNTYILDIDIFKEIEGIFDLSSDIYKQLGVSEQYMTQFNQIFSQLINLIKVVFPALFLLVGLFTAVINYYFSVKILDRIGYNYKFFFSLRKLRYSKYLAVIYILFRLLLSLSKEEILIVFIQNSLIIINFMILFEGLAVVYSYFVKKKVKNSLIILIVIFFLPFVSQIFFIIGFFDLWIDFRKLDKS
- the rplI gene encoding 50S ribosomal protein L9 → MKVILEKNVKGLGKKGEIVEASDGHARNYLIPRGLAKKANEGNVHNLKQKKKAKKRQARRELEEAKEKAKKLENKIFTIKVKAGDNGRLFGSVTSKDIANKIKKEIGEKIDKRKIELADNIRTLGTKKVSIKLHKGVTAKVKIKVTEA
- the lonC gene encoding Lon family ATP-dependent protease, which gives rise to MVQKQNKDQKEQLKNKITALFDLLSELYGTERLLLKAGKLDILDILESEEIEDQLIALQKIVFDHPMLDKVPEDFSKRLELVNELEDNLVENLSKKLVKENLEKKINKKLELRHQEYIKEIKEEIIKEESQEDTVDNPANLKKYIELESLEEKGLNVSATNLLRPQSLEEIVGQERGIKALLAKLVSPYPQHIIIHGPPGVGKTTAARLVLNMAKKMKETPFHTDSKFVEVDATTLRWDPREVTNPLLGSVHDPIYQGAKGKLAQEGIPEPKLGLVTKAHGGVLFIDEIGELDPILQNKLLKVLEDKRVNFDSSYYDPDDENVPQYIRKLFTDGAPADFILIGATTRSPQDLNPALRSRTTSIFFEPLTKDDIIKIVNQAVSKLDIKVSDGVAELISQYTIQGRQAVNILMDAYNLSLYYKKDKISIEEVLEAVKLSRLVAINKKEASHESQVGRVLGLGVSGFLGSVLEVEAIAFPANKEGKGNLRFNQTAGSMTKDSIFNAASVIRKVTGKDIKDYDIHINIVGGGQVDGPSAGTAISVAIISALQDIPVRQDMAITGEISLHGKVKPVGGVIEKTYGAYQSGVKEVLIPVDNKVSLNNMKIKVSQVTDIHEVLDKMLDG